The DNA sequence AAAGAGATCGAAAATAAGGTCGTTATTCCATAAATCGCTAAAATGTAGAAAATCTTTAGTGGTAATAATTTTTTTGCCTTGAATCATAATATAATAGGTATCTCCTTTCTTATGAATACTATGCCAAATAGTACCACTAAAACTACGGTTTGAATAATATACGCGATTAAAATGATCTCCACGATCAATGGATTTATTAATTGATATACCATCCTCCTGAGTTTCAATAATTACCTCATCGGAATCAGTGACATAAAGATATAAAGGATACCCAGGTGTATTCAAGTTTGTCCAAGTTAGTCCACCATCTTCGGATCTCCAGAGTTTGGTGTCAAATGTTAAAGCGAGTATTGTACCATCAGATAATCGACAAATATGATTAGGTTGTTGATCTACTGGTAAACTTGTAATAGTCCAAGTTACCCCACCATCTTTTGAAAATCGAAGGGGATAGTTCCAGGTATTAGCCCAAACTGTTCCATCGGAAGTAACTTGAATATAAAAATAGTTTGAGTAAGAGGGGAATGGTTTATTACATCCCACCCAACTATCACCATGGTCAAGGCTTTTAAATAAATCGCCACCCCAAGTAGTCAAATATATTATGTTATCCTTACTCATTTCAATTGAAAAAACAGAAGTCCAAAGGTTTGATTGAACAGGAATCCAATCAAAATAGTTTGTATCTTGTTTGAAAAGTTGATTATAGGTATTTAGAAATGTTACTTTGTTGGTGGTATCTGCCACCATATGAAAAATTGAAACCTCGGGGTAAGTTGCAACAGTATCGCACATATTACTCCTAAAACTAGTACCGTAATAGTTAAAAGAACTTAAAAACTTTCCCCCCTTTTCATATATTGATGCTTTTAGAATCTGCTGGTTTGAAGTGTTACCTAACTTCCATTTTGTGCTGGCCTTCTCATTTTGTTTTATTAGAAAAAATTCGTTCTCAATACTTCCTCCGCCTTTAATAACCTTATAATGAACTTCAAAATCTGAATCAGTTGTATTGTCATTACCCATTACCTTTGTTGTAATACTATCCTTTAGGAAATTTCCTGCCAATGCTCTTTGATCGAACCCGTTTTTGGAGAAATAATAGGAAATCAAATTTTTTACTGATGGATCTGGGTACTTTTCGCACGAAACCAAGAATAGTGCTATTAATAAGACTATCAGGTAACTAAATATACTAGAATTGCTTTTTATTAAGGTCATTTTTCAAGTATTTTATAGGATTGGGATTTGGAATCCAACTGTAAAATTTAAAGATTTATTCTTTAATGTTTTATCTGCTCCAGAATTAAGTATAGATGGTTGGACATCTAATATATTCTTCCATCCTGAATTATAATTACACCCTATTTCCAATGAGTATTTATTATAAAATGGAATTAATATACCTCCACCAAGTACCCAGCCCCAATCGTTATCTTTTATATTTCCATCAATATCGTCATAAACAGTATACTCGTTTAACGTATAAGATTCCCCACGTAATTCTAATTTAGACTTCCCAGTTACCCTAGCATTTAGTCTTAAACCTGAATACAAGCCGCCATTTATGTAATATTTAAGTTTGCCTCCAAATTTTAACTTTAATAATAAAGGGATAACTATATAGTTTATATCAACCTTGCAATTGTTATAGATAGATGCTGGATAATTAACTGGATTGTAGATAAAACGTGTTGCAGAAGAATCTTTAAATCTATAACCCTTTTGTTCAAAAGTTAGCCCTGAACTAATTGCAAAATTTTTATTCAAGTAATAATCAAACGATACACCACCAATAAAACCTCCATTTGAACTATAGCCATTTCTACTTTGGTGCCCGTTATTACTTGACTCGCTAAACCCTCCTTTATAGGTTAGGAATAACACTTGACGATTTGATGAATCGGAAGGAAAAAAATCTTTTGAATGATTTTTTCTCTTCCCGAAGGCATAATAGCCAATTCCAAAAATCATTTCGGCAGTACCATTTCTACCATTTATCTGATCGATAAACACCTTGCGTCCAATTGTATACCGACCATCGACAAAAACTTTAAGACTATTTGTTATTGGGTATGAAAACCCAGCGGAATAAATGTATCCAAAATCATGTTTTGGAGGGGTGTTGTTAAGTGATTCACTATAATCATATCGATAAGAAAAATAGATACCTGCGGATAGGTTAAATTTTATGCGGGTTGGTGTGCTAAATTTTAACTGAAACGGAATCCTATAAAAGGAGTAATTCCAATTATGATTCATATAATAATAAGGCATAATTGAATTAGCACTCAAACTCTTATCTAACCAATAAATTGGATAATAATAGGTTTTTTCTTCGTAATAGATGGTCATTTTGCTAATCTCGGTTTGTATTGACCACATCTGAAAGGGTGAATAGTTAAAGAAAATTCCAGATACTGGCCCTGGTTTGTTCATCCATCTTCCAGATTCTTGGTTTCCATTAATATTTGATCTATTTAC is a window from the Bacteroidales bacterium genome containing:
- a CDS encoding PorT family protein translates to MKPLIIILFLIISVQCYSQKFSVGILNGVNRSNINGNQESGRWMNKPGPVSGIFFNYSPFQMWSIQTEISKMTIYYEEKTYYYPIYWLDKSLSANSIMPYYYMNHNWNYSFYRIPFQLKFSTPTRIKFNLSAGIYFSYRYDYSESLNNTPPKHDFGYIYSAGFSYPITNSLKVFVDGRYTIGRKVFIDQINGRNGTAEMIFGIGYYAFGKRKNHSKDFFPSDSSNRQVLFLTYKGGFSESSNNGHQSRNGYSSNGGFIGGVSFDYYLNKNFAISSGLTFEQKGYRFKDSSATRFIYNPVNYPASIYNNCKVDINYIVIPLLLKLKFGGKLKYYINGGLYSGLRLNARVTGKSKLELRGESYTLNEYTVYDDIDGNIKDNDWGWVLGGGILIPFYNKYSLEIGCNYNSGWKNILDVQPSILNSGADKTLKNKSLNFTVGFQIPIL